Proteins encoded in a region of the Stieleria neptunia genome:
- a CDS encoding argininosuccinate synthase → MSTKKCVLAYSGGLDTSVILGWLQDQGYEVHAVYVDLGQPCEDREAIMQKARDCGAASAKLIDVREELCRDFAFPVLAWQAKYEQIYLLGTSIARPLISKVCLQVAREVGAVAYAHGATGKGNDQCRFQLAAEALDPKVEMIAPWRIKEFRDAFPGRTELIAYCAEKNIPVKASTAKPYSSDENVLHISYEAGELEELDVNGVELVDFGMGVSPQEAPDESESVTIGFESGVPTTLNGQAVNALEMVERLNDIGGRNGIGRIDMIENRFVGMKSRGVYESPGMTILYDALMYVEQLTMDRDLMHLRDRLAPEVAEMVYYGFWYTPKMDALMSFIKQAQAIVTGEVTLKLYKGNISVDSRSSPNSLYDAEIATMEGGGSYNQDDAEGFLRIQGLPSRVQGTVTPRKY, encoded by the coding sequence ATGTCGACCAAAAAATGCGTATTGGCGTACTCCGGCGGTCTGGATACCTCCGTGATCCTGGGATGGTTGCAGGACCAAGGTTACGAAGTCCATGCCGTGTATGTCGATTTAGGACAGCCCTGTGAGGATCGCGAGGCGATCATGCAAAAGGCGCGGGACTGCGGTGCGGCGTCGGCGAAATTGATCGACGTTCGCGAAGAATTGTGCCGCGACTTTGCATTCCCCGTGCTCGCCTGGCAGGCCAAGTATGAACAGATCTATCTGCTGGGAACCTCGATCGCGCGGCCGTTGATCAGCAAGGTTTGTCTGCAAGTGGCTCGCGAAGTGGGGGCGGTCGCGTACGCCCACGGTGCGACCGGCAAGGGCAACGATCAGTGTCGTTTTCAGCTGGCCGCCGAAGCACTCGATCCCAAGGTCGAGATGATCGCACCTTGGAGAATCAAGGAGTTCCGTGACGCGTTCCCCGGCCGAACCGAATTGATCGCCTACTGTGCCGAGAAGAACATTCCGGTCAAAGCGTCGACCGCCAAGCCGTACAGCAGCGACGAAAACGTGTTGCACATCAGTTACGAGGCTGGCGAGTTAGAAGAGTTGGACGTCAACGGCGTTGAACTGGTCGATTTCGGGATGGGGGTCAGTCCCCAAGAAGCACCCGACGAAAGCGAGTCGGTGACGATCGGGTTCGAATCGGGAGTCCCCACGACGCTCAACGGCCAGGCCGTCAATGCGTTGGAAATGGTCGAGCGGCTCAATGATATCGGCGGTCGCAACGGCATCGGTCGAATCGATATGATCGAGAACCGTTTCGTCGGGATGAAAAGCCGCGGCGTCTATGAGTCGCCCGGGATGACGATCCTGTACGATGCGTTGATGTATGTCGAGCAATTGACGATGGACCGCGATCTGATGCACCTCCGCGATCGGTTGGCACCGGAAGTCGCCGAGATGGTCTATTACGGTTTCTGGTACACGCCCAAGATGGACGCATTGATGTCGTTCATCAAGCAAGCCCAAGCGATCGTGACCGGTGAAGTCACGCTGAAACTCTACAAGGGCAACATCTCGGTGGACTCGCGAAGCAGTCCGAACAGCTTGTACGACGCCGAGATCGCGACCATGGAAGGCGGCGGGTCCTACAACCAAGATGACGCCGAAGGCTTCTTGAGGATTCAAGGCTTGCCCAGCCGCGTCCAAGGCACCGTGACGCCGCGGAAGTATTAG
- a CDS encoding AIR carboxylase family protein has protein sequence MPPHPPPHPPRNPNPKDLARLLTEVATGRISASDALATLTAASFGVPPNAADAPAADRVTLDLDRQRRCGFPEVIYGDGKPAEMIAAIIRAQQDAGQPSFATRVAAAVAEQVRAQIPDVRFNPIARTLTAGISEPPLPTPLPTPLPSPLPSRSAAAADPDAAPIAHVAVVTAGSTDAPVAEEAIETLHWMGIPFRSFDDIGVAGPARLLAAVPHLRQAAAVVVIAGMEGALPAAVGGHLSVPVFAVPTSVGYGATLGGLTAMLGMLSSCASNVAVVNIDAGFKAAYLSGLVVRQLQRSP, from the coding sequence TTGCCTCCCCATCCGCCTCCCCATCCGCCTCGCAATCCGAATCCGAAAGACCTGGCCCGCCTGCTGACCGAGGTGGCGACCGGCCGCATCAGCGCGTCGGACGCCTTGGCGACCCTGACCGCCGCGTCATTCGGCGTCCCCCCTAACGCTGCCGACGCCCCGGCGGCCGACCGCGTCACGCTGGACCTGGATCGCCAGCGACGCTGCGGGTTTCCCGAAGTGATCTACGGCGACGGCAAACCGGCCGAGATGATCGCCGCCATCATCCGGGCCCAACAAGACGCCGGCCAGCCGTCCTTCGCCACCCGCGTCGCCGCGGCGGTCGCCGAACAAGTCCGAGCCCAAATCCCCGACGTGCGGTTCAACCCGATCGCAAGAACGCTGACCGCGGGAATCTCCGAGCCGCCACTGCCGACTCCACTGCCGACTCCACTGCCCAGTCCACTGCCCAGTCGGTCGGCTGCGGCCGCAGATCCGGACGCCGCACCGATCGCGCACGTCGCCGTCGTCACCGCCGGCAGCACCGATGCCCCGGTGGCCGAAGAAGCGATCGAGACGTTGCACTGGATGGGCATCCCGTTTCGGTCATTCGACGACATCGGCGTGGCCGGCCCGGCCCGGCTGCTGGCCGCGGTGCCGCACTTGCGCCAAGCCGCCGCGGTGGTCGTGATCGCGGGCATGGAAGGCGCCCTCCCGGCCGCCGTCGGCGGTCATCTGAGTGTGCCCGTGTTTGCCGTCCCGACCAGCGTCGGTTACGGAGCGACCCTCGGCGGGCTGACCGCGATGCTGGGGATGCTCAGCTCCTGTGCGTCCAACGTCGCCGTCGTCAACATCGATGCGGGGTTCAAAGCCGCCTACTTATCCGGATTGGTCGTCCGGCAACTTCAACGCTCCCCGTAG
- a CDS encoding NAD(P)H-hydrate dehydratase, producing the protein MSHPAPPLPFPDRATDAHKGDFGRVLLIGGSRGMAGSIALSSMAALKTGSGLVSTAIPDRCLDTVAGFHPGIMTIPLADTDDGQFHLSATLPAFDSFDAVGCGPGMRTGPGSLRIVESLLQKNECLRVMDADAINLISEHQLLDSPALPRDQSTLVLTPHPGELARLTGVSAGDRPGQLAAAESLVEKHGLTIVVKGGPTVVVGCDADDGNAVRSVNNTGNPGMASAGSGDVLTGVITSLLGQRLSPWDAARLGVFVHGLAGDTAAAHHSQPGMTCVELLQALPAAIGLIE; encoded by the coding sequence ATGTCGCACCCCGCGCCTCCCCTGCCCTTCCCCGACCGCGCGACCGATGCCCACAAAGGCGACTTCGGACGCGTGCTGCTGATCGGCGGTTCGCGCGGCATGGCGGGCTCGATCGCGCTGTCATCGATGGCGGCACTGAAAACCGGTTCGGGACTGGTTTCGACGGCCATCCCGGATCGCTGTCTGGACACGGTCGCAGGCTTTCATCCCGGCATCATGACGATCCCGCTGGCCGATACCGATGACGGTCAGTTCCATTTGTCGGCGACACTGCCAGCGTTCGATTCGTTTGATGCCGTCGGCTGTGGTCCGGGCATGCGGACCGGTCCTGGGTCGCTGCGGATCGTCGAATCGCTGTTGCAAAAAAACGAATGCCTGCGCGTGATGGACGCCGACGCGATCAACCTGATCTCCGAGCACCAACTATTGGACTCCCCTGCCCTGCCCCGCGATCAATCCACGCTGGTCCTGACGCCGCACCCGGGCGAACTGGCGCGATTGACCGGAGTGTCCGCCGGCGATCGCCCCGGCCAACTGGCCGCGGCGGAATCCCTGGTCGAAAAACACGGCCTGACGATCGTCGTCAAAGGCGGGCCAACCGTCGTGGTCGGTTGCGATGCAGACGACGGCAACGCGGTGCGGTCGGTCAACAACACCGGGAACCCGGGCATGGCCAGCGCCGGCAGCGGTGACGTCTTGACCGGCGTCATCACCTCATTGTTGGGCCAACGGCTCTCGCCTTGGGACGCCGCACGGTTGGGCGTGTTTGTGCACGGCCTGGCCGGTGACACCGCCGCCGCGCATCACTCCCAGCCCGGGATGACCTGCGTGGAGTTGCTGCAAGCCCTCCCCGCCGCGATCGGATTGATCGAGTGA
- a CDS encoding ABC transporter substrate-binding protein, which yields MKRSTVSLASLLAVALMVAGCKSSSDNSSTSDSAADGKPLRIAVIPKGTSHEFWRSVHFGAEKAAKEIGNVEIIWRGPVVESDTGSQIEVVKDMITIGVDGIALAPNQKGGLVDAVEETIGEGIPVVIFDSGLDEGPEIVSYVATDNFKGGQMAGDAMAKAIGEKGNVILLRYIAGSESTEQRENGYLDALKKYPGITVVSSDQYAGDNATSAKEKADQLLQLHGESLAGIFAVCEPNANGTLEAIKNAGMAGKVKFIAFDPSDALIQAMKDGHCHGIVLQDPVQMGYQSVITLVDSLNGQSAEAFQSTGEYLATPENMDEETYQKLLQPETM from the coding sequence ATGAAACGTTCCACCGTGTCCCTCGCCTCGCTGCTGGCCGTCGCCTTGATGGTGGCCGGCTGCAAGTCTTCCTCCGACAACTCCTCCACGTCTGACTCCGCCGCCGACGGCAAGCCACTCCGCATCGCGGTGATCCCCAAGGGCACCAGTCATGAGTTCTGGCGATCGGTGCATTTCGGCGCAGAGAAAGCCGCCAAAGAAATTGGCAACGTCGAAATCATTTGGCGTGGACCGGTGGTCGAAAGCGACACCGGCAGCCAAATCGAAGTCGTCAAAGACATGATCACGATCGGCGTCGACGGCATCGCCTTGGCACCGAACCAGAAAGGCGGCCTGGTCGATGCGGTCGAAGAGACAATTGGCGAAGGCATCCCGGTCGTGATCTTCGACAGCGGATTGGACGAGGGCCCGGAGATCGTCAGCTATGTCGCGACCGACAACTTCAAGGGCGGTCAAATGGCCGGCGACGCGATGGCCAAGGCGATCGGTGAAAAAGGCAACGTCATCTTGTTGCGTTACATCGCCGGCAGCGAAAGCACCGAACAACGCGAAAACGGCTACCTGGACGCACTCAAGAAGTATCCGGGCATCACCGTCGTCTCCTCCGACCAATACGCCGGAGACAACGCGACCAGCGCCAAAGAAAAGGCCGATCAACTGTTGCAACTGCACGGCGAGTCGCTGGCGGGGATCTTTGCCGTTTGCGAACCCAACGCAAACGGAACCCTGGAAGCGATCAAGAACGCCGGCATGGCGGGCAAGGTGAAATTCATCGCCTTTGACCCCAGCGACGCCTTGATCCAAGCGATGAAAGATGGCCATTGCCACGGCATCGTGCTGCAGGATCCCGTCCAGATGGGTTACCAATCCGTCATCACGCTCGTCGATTCACTCAACGGTCAATCCGCCGAAGCGTTTCAAAGCACCGGCGAATACCTGGCGACGCCGGAGAACATGGACGAAGAGACGTATCAAAAACTGCTCCAACCCGAAACGATGTAG
- a CDS encoding sugar ABC transporter ATP-binding protein: MNPLLEVSGISKRFGPTIALENVSLSACAGRVLALIGENGAGKSTLLKTLSGAHRADAGTMSLDGRPYRPSSPIDARDSGVAIVYQELTLAPDLSIEDNVMLGRTGTGAGTLFRSNQRAAVAEALHRVGLNHVSPKARTGDQSVATQQLIEVARALISDAKIILFDEPTSSLPAADVDRLFEIIDNLRGRGLAIIYISHFLEEVRRVADDYAVLRDGNSVGSGQLASITDDQIISLMVGRDVDDLFPSVPHEIGEVRLEVEDLGAAPMPKNVSLALRRGEIFGVAGLVGAGRTELLRCLFALEPTYAGHVRLDGRRLPHNVRGRRKAGFGLLSEDRKNEGLAQNLSIVENLAMGNHDRYTTAGWINLNARLRDARAWIKKVEIKAQDPGQSVSELSGGNQQKVAIARLLAQDAEIYLLDEPTKGIDVGTKAEIYRMMGELAANGKTVIFVSSYLPELLAVCDRVGVMTRGRLAETRDADQWDEEELMVAALAAVEER; the protein is encoded by the coding sequence GTGAATCCGTTGCTCGAAGTCTCCGGAATCAGCAAACGATTCGGCCCTACCATCGCACTCGAGAACGTCTCGTTGTCAGCCTGCGCCGGTCGTGTGCTGGCGTTGATCGGCGAGAACGGCGCGGGAAAGAGCACGCTGCTGAAAACACTCAGCGGCGCCCATCGTGCCGACGCCGGAACGATGTCGCTCGATGGCCGGCCCTACCGCCCATCTAGCCCCATCGATGCGCGCGATAGCGGTGTCGCGATCGTGTACCAGGAACTGACCCTGGCGCCCGACTTGAGCATCGAAGACAACGTGATGCTGGGACGCACCGGCACCGGCGCGGGGACGCTGTTTCGATCCAACCAACGCGCCGCAGTCGCCGAGGCACTGCATCGCGTCGGACTGAATCATGTTTCCCCCAAAGCCCGCACCGGTGACCAATCCGTCGCGACGCAACAGTTGATCGAAGTCGCCCGAGCGCTGATCAGCGACGCCAAGATTATCCTGTTTGACGAACCGACCAGCTCGCTGCCGGCGGCCGACGTGGACCGTTTGTTTGAAATCATCGACAACCTTCGCGGCCGCGGACTGGCGATCATCTACATCAGCCACTTTCTGGAAGAAGTCCGCCGGGTCGCCGATGACTACGCGGTCCTTCGCGACGGCAACTCCGTCGGCAGCGGCCAACTCGCATCGATCACCGATGACCAAATCATCTCGCTGATGGTGGGCCGCGACGTCGACGACCTGTTCCCCTCGGTGCCCCACGAGATCGGCGAAGTACGATTGGAAGTCGAAGACCTGGGTGCCGCGCCGATGCCCAAAAACGTTTCGCTCGCACTCCGCCGGGGAGAAATCTTTGGCGTCGCCGGACTGGTCGGCGCCGGGCGAACCGAATTGCTGCGTTGCCTGTTCGCCTTGGAACCGACCTATGCCGGCCATGTGCGACTGGACGGGCGACGCCTGCCGCACAACGTTCGCGGGCGCCGCAAAGCCGGGTTCGGACTGCTCAGCGAAGACCGCAAGAACGAAGGCCTGGCGCAAAACCTCTCGATCGTTGAAAACCTGGCGATGGGCAATCACGATCGTTACACCACCGCCGGTTGGATCAATCTGAATGCACGTCTTCGCGACGCCAGAGCCTGGATCAAGAAAGTCGAAATCAAAGCCCAAGATCCCGGCCAGTCGGTGTCCGAACTGTCCGGCGGCAATCAACAAAAAGTCGCGATCGCCAGATTGCTCGCCCAAGACGCAGAGATCTACCTGCTGGATGAACCGACCAAGGGCATCGACGTCGGCACCAAAGCGGAAATTTATCGCATGATGGGCGAGTTGGCGGCCAACGGTAAAACGGTCATTTTTGTCAGCTCGTATCTGCCGGAATTGTTGGCGGTCTGCGATCGAGTCGGCGTGATGACGCGTGGACGGCTTGCCGAAACGCGTGATGCAGACCAATGGGACGAAGAGGAATTGATGGTGGCGGCGCTGGCCGCTGTTGAAGAACGATGA
- a CDS encoding ABC transporter permease, translating to MTEKQTRPSKLHWLASFRHGPTLALLAIIALFALLDWQYGSGRFFSPRNARVIVNSAALIAVPALGMTMIIIAGGIDLSAGTALTLSGTALAIAFRDYTIPADQAGAATWIAAALALGLGVGILCGLINGLIISLTEMVPFIVTLGTMTIFLGLGQVIADESTVYPESGHLPDWLRYLCYTGSNSDHYWLGFLHVPSSALIAIVLGLMVAAVMHFTVFGRNVIAIGSNASTARLCGIRVGVTTALVYALAGVFVAVGALLYFANVKNGNPSDGTGKELEIIAAVVLGGGSLSGGRGSVLGTIIGALIIKTISSGCTMLSIPNTYTHIIIGVIIIIAVLIDGLRNGAPKWLFDRLR from the coding sequence ATGACCGAAAAACAAACACGACCGAGTAAACTTCATTGGCTGGCTTCGTTTCGGCATGGACCGACGTTGGCTTTATTAGCGATCATCGCACTATTCGCGCTGCTGGACTGGCAATACGGCAGCGGCCGATTCTTTTCGCCGCGCAACGCCCGCGTGATCGTCAATTCCGCCGCCCTGATCGCCGTCCCCGCTCTCGGGATGACGATGATCATCATCGCCGGCGGCATCGACCTGTCCGCCGGTACCGCGCTGACACTCAGCGGGACCGCGCTGGCGATCGCGTTTCGCGACTACACGATTCCGGCCGACCAGGCCGGCGCCGCGACGTGGATCGCCGCCGCACTCGCCCTCGGACTGGGCGTCGGCATCCTGTGCGGTTTGATCAACGGCCTGATCATCAGTTTGACCGAGATGGTGCCGTTCATCGTCACGCTCGGCACGATGACCATCTTCCTGGGACTGGGCCAAGTCATCGCCGATGAATCGACCGTGTACCCCGAGTCGGGACACCTGCCCGATTGGCTGCGGTATCTGTGTTACACCGGCAGCAATTCGGATCACTATTGGTTGGGTTTCTTGCATGTCCCGTCCAGCGCCTTGATCGCGATTGTTTTGGGACTCATGGTCGCCGCGGTGATGCATTTCACCGTATTCGGCCGCAACGTGATCGCGATCGGATCGAACGCGTCGACGGCGCGGCTGTGTGGAATCCGGGTCGGCGTGACCACTGCGCTGGTGTACGCCCTGGCCGGTGTCTTTGTCGCCGTCGGTGCCCTGCTCTATTTCGCCAACGTCAAAAACGGCAACCCGTCCGACGGCACGGGCAAAGAACTGGAAATCATCGCCGCGGTGGTGCTGGGCGGGGGCAGCTTGAGCGGCGGACGCGGATCGGTGCTGGGGACGATCATCGGCGCGCTGATCATCAAAACGATCAGCAGCGGATGCACGATGCTGTCGATCCCGAACACCTACACCCACATCATCATCGGGGTGATCATCATCATCGCGGTGCTGATCGACGGCCTGCGCAATGGAGCCCCCAAGTGGCTGTTCGACCGGTTGCGGTGA
- a CDS encoding bifunctional riboflavin kinase/FAD synthetase — MTEIVSIPDITLPAVDAALQGGVVSIGNFDGVHLGHAGLLGQTRQLADRLGGPAIACLFDPHPIAILRPELAPKRLTSVEERARRMTKLGIDFLVVCQTSPDLLNLSAERFFDALVRDHLKCRGVVEGENFCFGKDRRGDVDLLRTLCRDQGIEFRVAQMESADGAMISSTRIRDLLAAGNVRDAAAMMATPHLICGVVAQGDRRGRTLGFPTANLEQIDVVIPTGGVYAGFATVAAARHPAAIHIGESPTFQSGDPTKVEVHLIGFSGDLYGQTISVELVDRVRGVVRFDSVAAIADQLRKDIQSAQQLLEPS; from the coding sequence GTGACCGAAATCGTTTCGATTCCCGACATCACCCTGCCCGCGGTCGATGCTGCGCTGCAAGGCGGTGTCGTCAGCATCGGAAACTTCGACGGCGTGCACCTCGGCCACGCCGGCTTGCTGGGGCAGACCCGGCAACTGGCCGACCGTCTGGGCGGCCCCGCCATCGCGTGCTTGTTTGACCCCCATCCGATCGCAATCCTGCGTCCCGAGCTGGCCCCCAAGCGGTTGACCTCGGTCGAGGAACGGGCCCGCCGGATGACGAAGCTCGGCATCGACTTTTTGGTCGTTTGCCAAACGTCACCGGACCTATTGAATCTGTCGGCCGAACGGTTCTTCGACGCCCTGGTCCGAGACCATTTGAAATGCCGCGGCGTGGTCGAGGGCGAGAATTTTTGTTTCGGAAAAGACCGCCGCGGCGATGTCGACCTGCTGCGAACGCTGTGTCGCGACCAGGGCATCGAATTCCGCGTCGCCCAAATGGAATCGGCCGACGGCGCGATGATCAGCAGCACACGGATTCGCGACCTGCTCGCCGCAGGCAACGTCCGCGACGCCGCCGCGATGATGGCCACGCCACATTTGATTTGCGGCGTCGTCGCCCAGGGAGACCGGCGGGGCCGCACGCTCGGTTTCCCGACCGCCAACCTGGAACAGATCGACGTGGTCATCCCCACCGGCGGCGTCTATGCCGGGTTCGCAACGGTCGCAGCCGCCCGCCACCCGGCCGCGATCCACATCGGCGAAAGCCCGACATTCCAATCAGGCGATCCGACGAAGGTGGAAGTCCATCTGATCGGATTCAGCGGCGACCTGTACGGGCAAACGATCTCCGTCGAGCTGGTCGATCGCGTCCGTGGCGTCGTTCGCTTTGACTCCGTTGCGGCGATTGCCGACCAACTTCGAAAAGACATCCAATCCGCCCAGCAATTGCTGGAACCATCCTAA
- a CDS encoding DHH family phosphoesterase codes for MSVHWKRFVDQISHYQSFVLVSHVRPDCDALGSELGMAHVLRQIGKDVRIINAHRVPPSLQFLDPAGNIEILGDDVEPEDISADCIMILDTSAWVQLGDMADVVRTASCDKMVLDHHVGEDDLGATMYKDYQAEACGTLVVQAADALGVPITRPMAQPLFAAIATDTGWFRFGSVTAETYRVIARLVDAGVVPAEVYSDLYERDTLARLKLRGLILSRTQSELDGALMHTHVETRDFEAVGALPSDTEDSINLTLAVENTKAAVIFVGQRRGGFKISFRSRCDLAVNEIAQQFGGGGHKAAAGAFQEGTLSDVQARVLPVMIEALKKVL; via the coding sequence ATGAGCGTCCACTGGAAACGATTTGTCGATCAAATCAGCCACTACCAATCCTTTGTCCTGGTCAGCCACGTGCGGCCGGATTGCGACGCCTTGGGCAGCGAACTCGGCATGGCGCATGTCCTTCGCCAGATCGGCAAAGACGTCCGCATCATCAACGCCCACCGCGTCCCGCCGTCGCTGCAATTTCTCGACCCCGCCGGCAACATCGAAATCCTCGGTGACGATGTCGAGCCGGAAGACATTTCGGCCGATTGCATCATGATCCTGGACACCAGCGCGTGGGTGCAACTGGGCGACATGGCCGACGTCGTCCGCACCGCGTCGTGCGATAAAATGGTGCTCGATCACCACGTCGGTGAAGACGACTTGGGCGCAACGATGTACAAGGATTACCAGGCCGAGGCTTGTGGAACCCTGGTCGTGCAAGCGGCCGATGCGTTGGGCGTTCCCATCACCCGCCCGATGGCCCAGCCGCTGTTTGCCGCGATCGCCACCGACACCGGCTGGTTCCGTTTCGGCAGCGTGACCGCGGAAACCTACCGCGTGATCGCGCGGCTGGTGGACGCCGGCGTGGTCCCGGCCGAAGTCTACAGCGACCTGTACGAACGCGACACGTTGGCTCGACTGAAATTGCGCGGCCTGATCCTCTCGCGGACGCAAAGCGAACTCGACGGCGCGCTGATGCACACCCACGTCGAAACCCGCGACTTTGAAGCGGTCGGGGCGTTACCGAGCGACACCGAAGATTCGATCAACCTGACCCTGGCGGTCGAAAACACCAAGGCCGCCGTGATCTTTGTCGGCCAGCGACGCGGCGGATTTAAAATCTCGTTCCGCAGCCGTTGCGATCTTGCGGTCAACGAGATCGCCCAACAGTTCGGCGGCGGCGGACACAAGGCGGCCGCGGGAGCATTCCAAGAAGGCACGCTCAGCGACGTCCAAGCCCGGGTCTTGCCGGTGATGATCGAGGCACTGAAAAAGGTGCTTTAA
- a CDS encoding IS630 family transposase, producing the protein MARPATVFAKITNQQQRDRLIELWKQHPNHYTRIRAHAILLSDAQYEIEQIVDILSVSRDSVRAWIKHFEQDGPDALLDEKRPGGPRKLNEQEEQILKDLLRQFPSRPATVLSRLRTRTGKSISRHSLRRYARRFNLSWKRFRRSLRKKRDEKAFRLAQEELAELLNEPELDVVYFDEAGFSLKGVVPYGWLPIGERTDVPVTGAHGATVQALGFEHQDGTTHTYLHKGYVNTQTVIEIMDDFCETIDQTTVVILDNASCHTSGAFEASIERWAERGLLVYHLPPYSPELNSIERLWRQLKYQQMPATAWERFKTLLQTLTTKLCEIGEVTYMPSLESYAE; encoded by the coding sequence ATGGCAAGACCTGCAACCGTTTTCGCGAAAATCACGAACCAGCAGCAACGTGACCGTCTGATTGAGCTTTGGAAACAGCATCCAAACCATTACACACGAATACGGGCACACGCGATTCTTCTGAGCGATGCTCAATACGAAATTGAGCAGATCGTCGATATTCTTAGTGTCAGTAGAGACAGCGTGCGAGCTTGGATCAAACACTTTGAACAAGACGGACCAGACGCCCTGCTGGACGAAAAGCGACCAGGCGGACCGAGGAAGCTCAATGAACAGGAAGAGCAAATCCTCAAAGATTTGTTGCGGCAATTTCCCTCCCGGCCTGCCACAGTCCTGTCGCGTTTGCGAACACGGACCGGCAAATCGATCAGCCGACATTCGCTGCGTCGTTACGCCCGACGATTCAATTTGAGCTGGAAGCGGTTTCGGCGCAGCCTGCGGAAAAAACGAGACGAAAAGGCTTTCCGGTTGGCTCAAGAGGAACTCGCCGAGTTGCTCAATGAACCTGAACTGGATGTCGTATACTTTGACGAAGCGGGATTTTCGCTTAAGGGCGTGGTGCCATACGGATGGCTTCCCATCGGCGAACGGACCGATGTGCCAGTCACCGGCGCCCATGGGGCGACGGTTCAGGCACTTGGCTTTGAGCATCAAGATGGAACCACCCATACCTATCTTCACAAAGGGTACGTCAACACGCAAACGGTCATTGAAATCATGGATGATTTTTGTGAGACGATTGACCAAACAACGGTGGTCATCCTCGACAATGCATCTTGCCACACCAGCGGAGCTTTTGAAGCATCGATCGAACGCTGGGCAGAGCGTGGGCTGCTGGTTTATCATCTTCCGCCGTATAGTCCCGAACTGAATTCGATCGAGCGACTATGGAGGCAACTAAAGTATCAACAAATGCCCGCCACGGCCTGGGAACGATTCAAAACCTTGTTACAAACGCTGACGACGAAGCTATGCGAAATCGGTGAGGTAACCTACATGCCATCACTTGAAAGTTATGCCGAATAA